One segment of Rosa chinensis cultivar Old Blush chromosome 6, RchiOBHm-V2, whole genome shotgun sequence DNA contains the following:
- the LOC112170753 gene encoding uncharacterized protein LOC112170753 encodes MANGIAESFNSWIAIERLMPVYCMLDQTRIKQMEMAGKRREEAERWTTELTPKMEERLKVQMEKSRCFSVHYSSPRVYEVRSDFSYVVNLSDHACSCVKWQINCFPCPHGLAALQAASENVYDYIDKYFHVDMFKKSYSFPIHPITNVDMSSSDSASECILPPLVKRPPGRPRVKRFKSVGEVEKKRIRCGRCGKMGTHNKLSCTEPLVQQ; translated from the coding sequence atggctaATGGGATTGCTGAATCATTTAACTCTTGGATTGCAATTGAGCGTTTGATGCCAGTCTATTGTATGCTGGACCAGacaagaattaaacaaatggaGATGGCGGGTAAAAGGAGGGAAGAGGCAGAACGTTGGACCACAGaactaactcccaaaatggaGGAAAGGTTGAAGGTGCAGATGGAGAAATCTCGTTGTTTCAGTGTCCATTATTCAAGTCCTAGAGTTTATGAGGTTCGATCTGACTTTTCATATGTAGTCAACCTTTCCGATCATGCATGTTCATGTGTTAAATGGCAGATCAATTGTTTTCCTTGTCCTCACGGTCTTGCTGCATTACAAGCTGCTTCTGAAAATGtatatgattatattgataAGTACTTTCATGTTGATATGTTCAAAAAGAGCTACAGTTTTCCTATCCATCCGATAACCAATGTTGATATGTCTTCTTCGGATTCTGCTTCTGAATGTATATTACCTCCCCTTGTGAAGAGGCCCCCCgggaggcctagggtgaagcggttcaagtCGGTTGGAGAGGTTGAAAAGAAGCGTATTCGTTGTGGCCGTTGTGGCAAAATGGGCACTCATAACAAGTTGAGCTGCACTGAACCTCTCGTTCAGCAGTAA
- the LOC112170754 gene encoding uncharacterized protein LOC112170754: MAYPLVARCLYSGKGYMIPLNQCMSYSELYEDIFRTFQFSPTDIVELQYSVPGCEVCFLRNDRDFQMLFCSARIHRLECVDISVLKTGGGCRRNCSVDSCSEVIDEGDYLGDAFRTEVHKTYLSDEWSSYIHNVGDKFHGAAELREKLRKYAIALGFKFVFLRNDLDRIHAVCANVGTEGCDWHLRAFSSSSNGCLYITELNNTHTCKGVVRTQKHKLLGSKVVKTCIAADVSFNLSLKPREIMSKFKSTYGFDISYKVALKAKHRAKEAIYGSDADTFSKLSWYKEAVLQSNPGSSFVLEVEPSSNRFQRLFVAYGGCVEGFQFCLPVLYVDGTFGKSIYKGQILSATGRNGNQGFYPLAICFCDSETDANWTFFFKHLKSLLEPQGRVITFISDRGVGLLSAFDKVFAGNPHLFCYKHLVANLASKYRGKGNSKLIEDVKQKFFKVAYSSTQKEYRFNLRLLRAVGGADIIDPFLSELPVENWCHAFYTSC, encoded by the exons ATGGCTTATCCTCTGGTTGCTAGGTGCCTTTACTCTGGCAAAGGTTATATGATTCCTTTGAATCAATGCATGAGCTACTCTGAGTTGTATGAAGACATTTTCCGCACATTCCAGTTTTCCCCAACTGATATTGTTGAGCTTCAGTATTCAGTTCCAGGTTGTGAAGTCTGTTTTCTGCGTAATGATCGTGATTTCCAGATGCTGTTTTGCTCTGCCAGAATACATAGGTTAGAGTGTGTCGATATTTCAGTTTTAAAGACTGGGGGAGGTTGTAGGAGAAACTGTTCGGTGGATAGTTGTTCGGAAGTTATTGATGAAGGTGATTATTTGGGTGATGCATTCAGGACTGAAGTTCACAAGACGTATTTGTCTGATGAGTGGAGTTCTTATATTCATAATGTCGGGGATAAGTTTCATGGCGCTGCTGAGCTCCGTGAAAAGCTCAGGAAGTATGCAATTGCACTTGGTTTCAAGTTTGTATTCCTGAGAAATGATTTGGACCGTATTCATGCAGTCTGTGCAAATGTTGGAACTGAAGGTTGTGATTGGCATCTTCGtgctttttcatcatcttccaaTGGTTGCCTTTATATCACAGAGTTGAATAATACTCACACTTGCAAGGGTGTAGTTAGGACTCAAAAACACAAGCTTTTGGGATCCAAGGTTGTCAAGACTTGCATTGCTGCAGATGTTAGCTTTAATCTTTCATTGAAGCCACGGGAGATTATGAGCAAGTTCAAATCAACATATGGGTTTGATATTTCATACAAGGTTgccttgaaagcaaagcatcGGGCCAAGGAAGCGATTTATGGTTCCGATGCAGACACGTTCAGCAAGTTATCTTGGTATAAGGAAGCTGTTTTGCAGAGTAACCCCGGCTCTTCTTTTGTGTTGGAGGTTGAACCATCATCAAATCGTTTTCAGAGGCTTTTCGTAGCTTACGGAGGTTGTGTAGAAGGCTTCCAATTCTGTTTGCCagtgttgtatgttgatggaACGTTTGGTAAAAGCATTTACAAGGGGCAGATTCTGTCTGCAACTGGAAGGAATGGGAATCAAG GTTTCTATCCTCTAGCCATATGTTTTTGTGATTCTGAGACAGATGCAAACTGGACATTCTTTTTCAAGCATTTGAAGAGTCTGCTTGAACCTCAAGGAAGAGTTATCACATTTATTAGTGATCGGGGTGTTGGATTGTTGAGCGCTTTTGATAAGGTATTTGCTGGTAATCCTCATCTGTTTTGTTACAAGCACTTGGTGGCGAACCTTGCCAGTAAATATAGGGGTAAAGGTAATTCAAAATTGATAGAAGATGTAAAGCAGAAGTTTTTTAAGGTTGCATATTCATCTACACAGAAGGAATACCGTTTCAATTTGCGGTTGCTTAGAGCAGTTGGAGGTGCCGATATTATTGACCCTTTTCTTTCTGAATTGCCTGTGGAAAATTGGTGCCATGCATTTTATACTAGCTgctga